From the genome of Nocardia sp. NBC_01503, one region includes:
- a CDS encoding RNA polymerase sigma factor — MPSEFGEPVEDLLRRLTPQVLAAVVRRYGHFDTAEDAVQEALLAAATQWPDVGVPDNSLAWLITVAARRLTDLLRAEQARRKRADTVAGWALPQDWVTPPADRAPADGDDTLVLLYLCCHPSLPPQSQIALTLRAVGGLTTAEVARAFLVSESAMARRISRAKTVVKQSGLPFAPPAPAERGDRLAAVLHVLYLIFTEGYAATTGPSLHRVELSSEAIRLTRMVFRLLPGDSEVAGLLALMLLTDARRAARTAPDQSLIPMAEQDRALWNADLIAEGVDLITAALPRGPVGPYQLQAAIAALHDEAPDNESTDWAQIVLLYERLLALADNPVVALNHAVAVAMSRGPRAGLELLGKLETDGRLAADHRLYAVRAHLLEMTGDHESARAAFEFAASLTTSLPQQRYLRGRAR, encoded by the coding sequence TTGCCTTCTGAGTTCGGCGAACCGGTCGAGGATCTGCTGCGTCGGCTGACGCCGCAGGTCCTGGCCGCGGTGGTGCGGCGCTACGGGCATTTCGATACCGCCGAGGATGCGGTGCAGGAGGCGCTGTTGGCGGCGGCGACGCAGTGGCCGGACGTCGGGGTGCCCGATAACTCGCTGGCGTGGTTGATCACCGTCGCCGCGCGCAGGCTCACCGATCTGTTGCGGGCGGAGCAGGCTCGCCGCAAGCGTGCGGACACCGTGGCGGGCTGGGCGTTGCCGCAGGACTGGGTGACGCCACCGGCCGATCGCGCGCCGGCCGATGGTGACGACACCCTGGTGCTGCTGTACCTGTGCTGTCATCCGTCGCTGCCGCCGCAATCGCAGATCGCATTGACGCTGCGCGCGGTGGGCGGGCTCACCACGGCGGAGGTGGCGCGCGCCTTCCTGGTCTCGGAATCGGCTATGGCGCGGCGTATTTCGCGCGCCAAGACGGTCGTCAAACAGAGTGGTCTGCCATTCGCGCCGCCCGCGCCCGCGGAGCGCGGGGACCGGCTGGCGGCGGTGCTGCATGTGCTGTACCTGATCTTCACGGAGGGTTACGCGGCGACCACAGGTCCGAGCCTGCACCGCGTGGAGCTGTCGTCCGAGGCGATTCGGTTGACCCGCATGGTGTTTCGACTGCTGCCCGGGGATTCGGAGGTCGCGGGACTGCTCGCGCTGATGCTGCTCACCGACGCTCGCCGGGCGGCCCGGACCGCACCCGATCAGAGTCTCATTCCGATGGCCGAGCAGGATCGCGCGCTGTGGAATGCCGATCTGATCGCCGAAGGGGTCGATTTGATCACCGCCGCGTTGCCGCGTGGACCGGTGGGGCCGTATCAGCTGCAGGCGGCGATTGCCGCGCTGCACGACGAGGCTCCCGATAACGAGTCCACCGATTGGGCGCAGATCGTGCTGCTGTACGAGCGGCTGCTGGCGCTGGCCGACAATCCGGTGGTCGCGCTCAATCATGCCGTGGCGGTCGCTATGTCGCGGGGTCCGCGGGCCGGGCTGGAGCTGCTCGGGAAGCTGGAGACCGATGGCCGACTAGCGGCTGATCACCGGCTCTACGCGGTGCGGGCGCATCTGCTGGAGATGACCGGCGATCACGAATCTGCTCGCGCAGCCTTCGAATTCGCGGCTTCACTCACCACAAGCCTGCCGCAGCAGCGCTATTTGCGCGGGCGCGCCAGATAG
- a CDS encoding adenylate/guanylate cyclase domain-containing protein, protein MAEGERSGGALGTAPWGSRLLGPADEGAISRRVRVQVLLTVPLIAANLVGIAVAMVLIGVVLPGPSVFTRRLVLLNFVVTPLYAVFAMVVGMTWGTVWGLRTLRWSNDPDHVPDAKQRRAAASVPRRLVIQQALLWLGGLAILTPLYGLVDPVFVPKFVLGIAFSAIVVCANGYLAAEFALRVVTARVLDAAPSRKASGLGVFGRSVLVWMLGSGTPVALLMVVAVLALSGMDISTERLAVCVLSLGGATLVFGGVLMTQTLAATVAPIRGVRNALRRVEGGDLDAAVTVYDGTELGELQSGFNRMVQGLREREQIRDLFGRHVGHDVAAAALERNQELGGEECFAAAIFIDIIGSTTMAASRPAREIVTILNDFFAIVVDEVERYGGLVNKFEGDAALAVFGTPAPLIDPAGSALAAARAIRERLTSATTEFDAGIGVAAGRVVAGNVGAHRRYEFTVIGDAVNEAARLCELAKAEENRVLTSASTVEAADRAEQKHWDTGESVILRGRLKPTYLARPRK, encoded by the coding sequence ATGGCGGAGGGTGAGCGGTCTGGCGGGGCGTTGGGGACGGCGCCCTGGGGGTCCCGGCTGCTCGGACCCGCGGACGAGGGGGCGATATCGCGGCGGGTGCGGGTGCAGGTACTGCTCACGGTGCCGTTGATCGCGGCGAATCTGGTCGGCATCGCGGTGGCGATGGTGTTGATCGGGGTGGTGCTGCCCGGACCCTCGGTGTTCACCCGGCGGCTGGTGCTGCTCAATTTCGTAGTGACGCCGCTGTACGCGGTCTTCGCGATGGTGGTGGGGATGACGTGGGGCACGGTGTGGGGGCTGCGGACACTGCGCTGGTCCAATGATCCCGATCATGTCCCGGATGCGAAGCAGCGGCGGGCGGCGGCCTCGGTGCCGCGGCGGCTGGTCATCCAGCAGGCGCTGCTCTGGCTGGGCGGGCTGGCCATTCTGACGCCGCTGTACGGACTCGTCGACCCGGTATTCGTGCCCAAGTTCGTACTCGGTATCGCCTTCAGCGCGATTGTGGTGTGCGCCAACGGTTATCTTGCGGCGGAGTTCGCGCTGCGAGTGGTGACCGCGCGGGTGCTGGACGCGGCTCCCTCACGAAAGGCGAGCGGGCTGGGCGTATTCGGACGTTCGGTACTGGTGTGGATGCTCGGTTCGGGCACCCCGGTCGCCCTGCTCATGGTGGTGGCGGTGCTGGCCCTGAGCGGAATGGACATCAGTACCGAGCGACTCGCGGTATGCGTGCTCTCGCTGGGCGGTGCGACGCTGGTCTTCGGCGGCGTGCTGATGACACAGACCCTCGCCGCCACGGTCGCGCCGATTCGCGGCGTGCGCAATGCGCTCCGCCGCGTCGAGGGCGGCGATCTGGATGCCGCGGTCACGGTCTACGACGGCACCGAATTGGGTGAACTGCAAAGCGGTTTCAACCGGATGGTGCAGGGTCTGCGCGAACGCGAACAGATTCGGGACCTGTTCGGCCGCCATGTGGGCCATGATGTGGCCGCCGCCGCACTGGAGCGCAATCAGGAGCTCGGCGGTGAGGAGTGCTTCGCCGCGGCGATCTTCATCGACATCATCGGCTCGACCACCATGGCCGCGAGCCGCCCGGCCCGCGAAATCGTCACCATCCTGAACGACTTCTTCGCCATTGTGGTGGATGAGGTCGAGCGCTACGGCGGCCTGGTCAACAAGTTCGAGGGCGATGCCGCGCTGGCGGTCTTCGGCACCCCCGCTCCCCTCATCGATCCGGCGGGCTCGGCACTGGCCGCGGCCCGCGCCATTCGGGAGCGGTTGACCAGTGCCACAACCGAATTCGATGCCGGTATCGGCGTGGCGGCGGGGCGTGTGGTCGCCGGAAACGTCGGTGCGCACCGCCGCTACGAATTCACGGTGATCGGCGATGCGGTCAATGAGGCCGCCCGCCTCTGTGAACTCGCCAAAGCCGAGGAGAATCGGGTGCTGACCTCCGCGAGCACTGTCGAAGCGGCCGACCGCGCCGAGCAGAAGCATTGGGACACCGGCGAATCGGTCATCCTGCGTGGTCGCTTGAAGCCGACCTATCTGGCGCGCCCGCGCAAATAG
- a CDS encoding helix-turn-helix transcriptional regulator — MPIGRQPPPGPTSRLWPSGGAHLWPSGGTSSVHSHPRGHLVYAARGVLSVHTEEGTSIVPTNRIAWTPAGFTHYHRAHSHTDMRIEFLPVTLARLIPAHPAVFMVSGLAREILLTLTGPDNYAPGGPDRAARARLRRVLVDELHRAPEQPLQLPEPRDDRLQAIARILYENPADSTPLADLGRRIGASARTLSRLFHDELGMTFYEWRTQLRIHQALILLADGHHTTHIAHACGWSNPSGFIAAFTAVIGTTPGRYRTSAQERWTYGDDRATRGDL; from the coding sequence ATGCCCATCGGCCGCCAACCTCCGCCCGGACCGACCTCACGCCTGTGGCCGTCGGGTGGAGCGCATCTGTGGCCATCGGGCGGCACGAGTTCGGTGCACTCGCATCCACGCGGGCATCTGGTGTACGCGGCGCGCGGCGTCCTGTCGGTGCACACCGAGGAGGGCACCTCGATCGTGCCCACCAACCGAATCGCCTGGACTCCCGCGGGATTCACGCACTATCACCGCGCGCACAGCCACACCGATATGCGGATCGAATTCCTGCCGGTGACCCTGGCACGGCTCATACCGGCTCATCCCGCCGTATTCATGGTCTCCGGCCTGGCCCGCGAAATTCTCCTGACCCTCACGGGCCCGGACAATTACGCTCCGGGCGGCCCCGACCGCGCCGCCCGCGCCCGCCTCCGCAGGGTGCTCGTCGACGAACTGCACCGAGCCCCCGAACAGCCCCTCCAACTACCCGAACCCCGCGATGACCGCCTCCAGGCCATCGCCCGAATCCTGTACGAAAACCCCGCCGACAGTACCCCGCTCGCCGACCTCGGCCGCCGGATCGGAGCCAGCGCCCGCACCCTCAGCCGCCTCTTCCACGACGAACTCGGCATGACCTTCTACGAATGGCGCACCCAACTCCGCATTCACCAGGCCCTGATCCTGCTCGCCGACGGCCACCACACCACCCATATCGCGCACGCCTGCGGATGGTCCAACCCGAGCGGCTTCATCGCGGCCTTCACCGCCGTTATCGGCACCACCCCGGGCCGCTACCGCACCTCGGCGCAGGAGAGGTGGACCTATGGCGATGATCGGGCAACTCGCGGAGACTTGTAG
- a CDS encoding zinc-binding dehydrogenase, with translation MTENLKTMRAAVCDGAGGPEALEIRELPVPAVREGWSLVRVQGAGLNRSELRTRQGHSPSVRFPRVLGIECVGTLAVSTHPTLQEGTTVAAVMGEMGREFDGGYAEYALLPNELLMPIDTTLPWEVLAALPETYLTAQGALDMLGITPDIKGRLLIRGGTASVGLAAASIASGYGFETAATTRRRGKSDTLTKAGVDHVLIDNGGPLAEGLHRIWPDGPDYILDLIGTSTLVDSLRLVRRGGTVCMSGSLSGWLIPDFEPIAQIPSGTKLTAFHSDNYKGGTGAPLLQRVVDHIEAGVYRPNIDRVFALEDIVAAHRYMENNEATGKLVVLP, from the coding sequence ATGACCGAGAACCTGAAGACCATGCGAGCGGCAGTCTGCGACGGAGCGGGCGGCCCGGAGGCGTTGGAGATCCGCGAACTACCCGTCCCCGCCGTTCGGGAGGGCTGGAGTCTGGTGAGAGTGCAAGGCGCGGGCCTGAATCGGTCGGAACTGCGGACCCGTCAGGGTCACTCGCCCAGCGTGCGATTCCCGCGCGTTCTCGGGATCGAATGCGTGGGAACGCTTGCGGTCTCGACCCATCCCACCCTGCAAGAGGGAACCACCGTCGCGGCGGTGATGGGGGAGATGGGCCGGGAGTTCGACGGCGGTTACGCCGAGTACGCCCTCCTGCCGAACGAACTGCTCATGCCGATCGACACGACCCTGCCCTGGGAGGTGCTCGCCGCACTCCCCGAAACCTATCTGACGGCCCAGGGTGCACTGGACATGCTCGGTATCACCCCTGATATCAAGGGCCGCTTGCTGATTCGTGGTGGAACGGCATCGGTCGGTTTGGCCGCCGCCTCGATCGCCTCGGGCTACGGATTCGAGACGGCGGCCACCACCCGCCGGCGCGGTAAATCCGACACCCTGACCAAGGCGGGCGTCGACCATGTCCTCATCGACAACGGCGGACCGCTCGCGGAAGGCCTGCACCGCATCTGGCCCGACGGCCCGGACTACATCCTTGATCTGATCGGCACCAGCACGCTGGTGGACTCGCTCCGCCTGGTCCGGCGTGGCGGAACCGTCTGCATGTCGGGCTCACTCAGCGGCTGGCTGATTCCGGATTTCGAACCGATCGCGCAGATCCCGTCGGGTACCAAGCTCACCGCATTCCACAGCGACAACTACAAGGGCGGTACCGGTGCGCCCCTCCTGCAACGAGTCGTCGACCATATCGAGGCGGGCGTCTACCGCCCCAATATCGACCGAGTCTTCGCCCTGGAAGATATCGTCGCCGCCCATCGATACATGGAGAACAACGAGGCGACCGGCAAGCTCGTCGTCCTGCCCTAG
- a CDS encoding nitroreductase/quinone reductase family protein, whose protein sequence is MWIWIAIGAGTPVGLVLGLFLFLVVVMHTGYAPGLALIRRFNRRFTNQRVMRTAGQAGADASVICHIGRSSGKAYRTPVGITEAGDDFLISLPYGTTPDWLRNVLAAGSAEVIHQGREYPVTTPELVAPAAVASYQSWSERLGLRVFGVDNILRLHRVSGAN, encoded by the coding sequence ATGTGGATCTGGATCGCGATCGGCGCGGGGACACCGGTGGGATTGGTCCTGGGTTTGTTCCTATTTCTGGTGGTGGTGATGCATACCGGGTACGCGCCCGGGCTTGCGCTGATTCGGCGGTTCAATCGCCGGTTCACCAATCAGCGGGTCATGAGAACCGCGGGGCAGGCGGGGGCCGATGCCTCGGTGATCTGCCATATCGGCAGGTCCAGCGGTAAGGCTTATCGGACGCCCGTCGGGATCACCGAGGCCGGTGACGATTTTCTGATTTCCCTGCCCTACGGAACTACGCCCGATTGGCTTCGGAATGTGTTGGCGGCCGGGTCCGCGGAGGTGATCCACCAAGGCCGCGAGTATCCGGTCACCACACCCGAATTGGTCGCACCCGCCGCCGTGGCCTCGTATCAATCGTGGTCCGAGCGATTGGGACTGCGGGTGTTCGGCGTCGATAATATTCTTCGCCTGCACCGGGTGTCCGGCGCGAACTAG
- a CDS encoding TetR/AcrR family transcriptional regulator C-terminal domain-containing protein produces MAAEQRPRLSRAQILAAAVARADREGVGAVTMRSVATDLGVEAMSLYHHVANKAELLDGMVEVVLDTINDAVEPLAAVSPTDWKPLLRKRILTARQILLRHPWAPALIGTRSPMTLSVIAYFDAIIGLLRLGGFSYDLAHHAMHTLGSRALGFTQELFQPPSEQSEQEAAATLVSMADRFPNIVGMMSNDPHTDSGAILGWCDDQSEFEFGLDLILDGLDRLRST; encoded by the coding sequence ATGGCCGCCGAACAACGACCTCGCCTGAGCCGGGCGCAGATCCTCGCCGCCGCCGTCGCGCGGGCCGACCGCGAGGGCGTCGGGGCAGTCACCATGCGCAGCGTCGCCACCGACCTCGGTGTCGAGGCGATGTCGCTCTATCACCACGTGGCGAATAAGGCCGAACTCCTCGACGGTATGGTCGAAGTGGTGCTGGACACCATCAACGACGCCGTCGAGCCACTGGCCGCAGTATCGCCCACCGACTGGAAGCCACTGCTGCGCAAGCGAATCCTCACTGCGCGCCAAATACTCCTGCGGCACCCCTGGGCCCCCGCCCTGATCGGAACGCGCTCCCCGATGACTCTTTCGGTCATCGCGTACTTCGATGCGATCATCGGTCTACTCCGCCTCGGCGGCTTCTCCTACGACCTGGCCCACCACGCCATGCACACGCTCGGCAGCCGCGCCCTCGGCTTCACCCAGGAACTCTTCCAACCGCCCTCGGAGCAATCCGAGCAGGAGGCCGCCGCCACCCTGGTATCCATGGCAGACCGATTTCCCAATATCGTCGGCATGATGAGCAATGACCCGCACACCGACTCGGGCGCGATCCTGGGCTGGTGCGACGACCAATCCGAATTCGAATTCGGCCTCGACCTGATTCTCGACGGCCTGGATCGCCTGCGCAGCACCTGA
- a CDS encoding acyl-CoA dehydrogenase family protein — protein sequence MTFDLTPTAAQHDLAKRTHEFARDCARPVAAHYDRAQEFPWPVLEEAAERGFYSPLFYRDLIGDPTGLSLPMFMEELFWGCAGIGLAIVMPALALSAIGQAATPEQMLRWAPECFGTPGDLKLAALAISEPEGGSDVRNLRTRAVREGSDWIIDGHKMWIGNGGIANVHIVNAVVDEELGHRGQALFVVPGGTPGLELARKLDKLGCRASHTAELKFNSVRIPAENLLGGAEKLEHALAERRAAARSNGRSSSVTLGTFEQTRPMVAAQALGIARAALECMTSYANHREAFGAPIIDNQGIAFPIADLATRIDAARLLTWRASWMAARGVRFERGEGSMAKLAASEAAVRTTERAIQTLGGWGYITDHPVEKWYRDAKLYTIFEGTSEIQRIVISNALGAAEGRPPLHVDLTPTGGPLNKWFGRGTPPRTKAAATALHLRDRVPTPVTKAALKFLRPPRR from the coding sequence GTGACCTTCGACCTGACTCCGACAGCCGCACAGCACGATCTGGCCAAGCGAACACACGAGTTCGCCCGAGACTGTGCGCGGCCCGTCGCCGCGCACTATGACCGGGCGCAGGAATTCCCCTGGCCTGTCCTCGAGGAGGCCGCCGAGCGGGGCTTCTACAGCCCGCTGTTCTACCGCGACCTCATCGGCGACCCGACCGGACTGTCGTTGCCGATGTTCATGGAGGAGTTGTTCTGGGGCTGCGCGGGCATCGGATTGGCGATTGTGATGCCCGCGCTGGCTCTGTCCGCCATCGGCCAGGCCGCCACACCCGAGCAGATGTTGCGGTGGGCGCCCGAATGCTTCGGCACCCCGGGGGATTTGAAGCTCGCCGCACTCGCGATATCCGAACCGGAGGGCGGCAGCGATGTACGGAACCTGCGCACGCGCGCGGTTCGCGAGGGCAGCGACTGGATTATCGACGGCCACAAGATGTGGATTGGCAATGGCGGAATCGCCAACGTGCACATCGTGAACGCGGTTGTCGACGAGGAGCTCGGGCACCGCGGCCAAGCGCTTTTCGTCGTCCCCGGCGGCACCCCCGGCCTGGAGTTGGCCCGCAAACTCGACAAACTCGGTTGCCGCGCATCGCACACCGCGGAATTGAAATTCAATAGTGTCCGCATCCCCGCCGAGAATCTCCTGGGTGGTGCGGAGAAACTCGAGCACGCCCTCGCTGAACGCCGCGCCGCCGCCCGGAGTAACGGCCGCTCCAGCTCGGTCACCCTCGGTACCTTCGAACAGACCCGCCCCATGGTCGCGGCCCAAGCCCTGGGAATAGCAAGAGCGGCACTGGAATGCATGACCTCCTACGCGAACCACCGAGAAGCCTTCGGAGCCCCCATTATCGACAACCAGGGCATCGCATTCCCGATTGCCGATCTGGCGACCCGAATAGATGCCGCCCGCCTGCTGACCTGGCGAGCATCCTGGATGGCGGCCCGGGGCGTCCGCTTCGAACGCGGCGAAGGCTCCATGGCCAAACTCGCCGCCAGCGAAGCAGCCGTGCGAACCACCGAACGAGCCATTCAAACCCTGGGCGGCTGGGGCTACATCACAGACCATCCCGTCGAAAAGTGGTACCGAGATGCCAAGCTCTACACCATCTTCGAAGGCACCAGCGAAATCCAGCGCATCGTGATCTCGAACGCCCTGGGCGCCGCCGAAGGCCGCCCACCCCTGCACGTAGACCTCACCCCCACCGGCGGCCCCCTCAACAAATGGTTCGGCCGCGGCACCCCACCCCGCACCAAAGCCGCCGCCACCGCTCTGCACCTCCGCGACCGAGTCCCCACCCCGGTCACCAAGGCCGCCTTGAAATTCCTCCGCCCGCCCCGCCGTTAG
- a CDS encoding LysE family translocator, with the protein MLDALLSFAVVAGLLTLVPGLDTALVLRAALSRSRRHAFATAIGIGCGTLVWGAAAAAGVSALLTASELAYSVLRIVGAVYLGWMGFGMVRDAFRRRDAISPVEMDDSRSVLGAWARGVGTNLLNPKVGVFYIAMLPQFLPRGVSPLLMGCLLALIHNIEGMLWFTVIICAATIAKKWLTSDSVRRAMDASTGTVVLGFGVTLATSRP; encoded by the coding sequence ATGCTGGATGCTCTCCTGTCGTTCGCCGTAGTCGCGGGGTTACTCACCCTTGTCCCCGGCCTGGACACGGCACTCGTGCTGCGAGCGGCGTTGAGTCGGAGTCGCCGCCATGCTTTCGCGACCGCTATCGGAATCGGTTGCGGCACGTTGGTGTGGGGAGCCGCGGCGGCCGCCGGGGTGTCAGCGCTGCTGACCGCTTCGGAATTGGCGTACTCGGTCCTGCGGATCGTGGGTGCGGTTTACCTGGGTTGGATGGGTTTCGGGATGGTCCGCGATGCCTTCCGGCGGCGGGACGCCATTTCCCCGGTCGAGATGGACGACTCTCGCAGCGTCCTCGGAGCGTGGGCTCGTGGAGTCGGGACCAACCTGCTCAATCCGAAGGTCGGAGTCTTCTACATAGCGATGCTCCCCCAATTCCTCCCCCGCGGGGTCTCTCCCCTGCTGATGGGCTGCCTACTCGCGCTCATCCACAATATCGAGGGCATGCTGTGGTTCACCGTAATCATCTGCGCCGCAACCATTGCCAAGAAATGGTTGACCAGCGACAGCGTCCGCCGCGCCATGGACGCCAGCACCGGAACCGTCGTCCTGGGCTTCGGCGTCACATTGGCCACCAGCCGCCCTTGA